One part of the Musa acuminata AAA Group cultivar baxijiao chromosome BXJ1-5, Cavendish_Baxijiao_AAA, whole genome shotgun sequence genome encodes these proteins:
- the LOC103984300 gene encoding probable inactive poly [ADP-ribose] polymerase SRO3: MQQRRQHLAPLPSDPVCSSDSFRVPSMAKSNAHLLIPRTADGTSPAIAGFGTTKNFAEPPPPVPPSTTSVQESKNLKKSGGPTRFLLFRGGSWIDFPPEVLDVLRDGLDAGRMALEVPVGGASYLFDFLRMTRVDLKDGVSSSIGWIDADGRCFFPRVLLDGQRNSSSLDKGREGSSELHQEHSDETPETSTTTSLDQPREWPGAETLSDGDRHYKVVEKLFLDGMRRFDPNVTITSVRKCLHSSFRGNSRLEAFQTLIQTTKAARGHENVRFGWYGTTASDLAVVIGHGFGRTNNSLLGSHAHGVGIHLSPPHSPHSSSTLSEVDSNGDRHILLCRAIMGKSEKVEAGSLQYHPSSDEFDSGVDDLTTPKWYIVWSTHMNTHILPEYIVSFRSSCHQSQGHGRRMSSRRRPSISSTSFSKLFAEIAKLLPSSMSAVLGIKYNQFREGKISKESFIRYLRSTVGDKLLISTIRKMCS; the protein is encoded by the exons ATGCAGCAGCGCCGCCAACATCTTGCCCCCCTCCCTTCCGATCCCGTTTGCTCGAGCGATTCCTTCCGCGTTCCGTCCATGGCCAAATCAAACGCCCATCTGTTGATCCCAAGAACCGCAGATGGAACCTCACCGGCCATCGCCGGCTTCGGAACCACCAAGAACTTCGCGGAGCCCCCGCcgccggtgccaccgtcgaccaccTCGGTCCAAGAATCCAAGAACCTCAAGAAGAGTGGCGGCCCGACGAGGTTCCTCCTCTTCCGGGGCGGCTCGTGGATCGACTTCCCTCCCGAGGTGTTGGATGTCTTGAGGGACGGCCTTGACGCCGGCAGGATGGCTCTCGAAGTCCCCGTCGGCGGAGCCTCCTATCTCTTCGACTTCCTTCGGATGACTCGGGTCGATCTAAAGGACGGCGTCTCGAGTTCCATCGGGTGGATCGACGCGGACGGGCGATGCTTCTTTCCCCGAGTGCTTCTCGATGGTCAGAGGAACAGTTCTTCCTTGGACAAGGGGAGAGAAGGTTCGTCGGAATTGCACCAAGAGCATTCTGATGAGACTCCTGAGACGTCGACAACCACGAGTTTAGATCAACCGAGGGAGTGGCCGGGAGCGGAAACGTTGAGTGACGGGGATCGACACTACAAGGTGGTGGAGAAGCTGTTTCTTGATGGAATGAGGAGGTTTGACCCCAACGTGACCATCACCTCCGTCCGTAAGTGTTTGCATTCGAGTTTCCGCGGCAACTCCCGATTGGAGGCCTTCCAGACGCTGATTCAGACGACGAAGGCAGCTCGGGGCCACGAAAATGTCAGGTTCGGTTGGTACGGGACGACGGCGAGTGATTTGGCCGTGGTAATCGGTCACGGCTTCGGACGGACCAACAATAGCCTCTTGGGTTCCCATGCCCACGGCGTCGGTATCCACCTCTCACCGCCGCATTCTCCGCACTCGAG CTCTACGTTGTCGGAGGTTGACAGCAACGGCGACCGGCACATCCTACTGTGCCGTGCCATCATGGGGAAGTCGGAGAAGGTCGAGGCAGGGTCACTCCAGTACCACCCCAGCAGCGACGAGTTCGACAGCGGCGTAGACGATCTTACCACCCCAAAGTGGTACATCGTGTGGAGCACTCACATGAACACCCACATACTTCCCGAGTATATCGTTAGCTTCAGGTCCTCCTGCCACCAATCTCAAG GTCACGGGAGAAGGATGAGCTCAAGGAGAAGGCCTTCGATCTCCAGCACGTCATTCTCTAAGCTGTTTGCAGAGATAGCGAAGCTTCTCCCCTCCTCCATGTCGGCAGTTTTGGGGATCAAATATAACCAGTTCAGG GAAGGCAAGATTAGCAAGGAAAGCTTCATCAGATATCTGAGATCCACTGTGGGAGACAAGCTACTGATTTCCACAATCAGGAAAATGTGTTCTTGA
- the BTB gene encoding BTB/POZ and MATH domain-containing protein 4 — MPETAAVNAEKELALSPTSSRSVTETVNGSHKFVIQGYSLAKGMGVGKHIASDTFTVGGFQWAIYFYPDGKNPEDNSAYVSVFIALASEGTDVRALFELTLLDQSGKGKHKVHSHFDRSLESGPYTLKYRGSMWGYKRFFRRAALETSDYLKDDCLKINCTVGVVVSVMDSPRLHSIQVPDSDIGMHFGALLDNQEGSDVIVHVSGEKFHAHKLVLAARSPVFRAQFFDDSDGQKSDIVVADMEPRVFEAMLHFIYRDTFIEDDVLTTSSSPESFASDTLAAKLLAASDKYGLERLRLLCEAHLCKDISVDSVASILSLADCYHATELKAACLKFSAENLGAVMRSSGFWHLKENCPSLQSELLKIIAGAGDESSDGGKDRSVWAQLSDGGDSSGRRVRPRL, encoded by the exons ATGCCGGAGACCGCTGCCGTGAACGCAGAGAAGGAGCTCGCCCTCTCGCCGACGAGCTCCCGGTCGGTGACGGAGACCGTGAACGGGTCGCACAAGTTCGTGATTCAGGGGTACTCCCTCGCCAAGGGGATGGGCGTGGGCAAGCACATCGCCAGCGACACCTTCACCGTCGGGGGGTTCCAGTGGGCCATCTACTTCTACCCCGACGGGAAGAACCCCGAGGACAACTCCGCTTACGTGTCCGTGTTCATCGCCCTCGCCAGCGAGGGCACCGACGTGAGGGCCCTCTTCGAGCTCACCCTCTTGGACCAGAGCGGCAAGGGGAAGCACAAGGTCCATAGCCACTTCGACAGGTCGCTCGAAAGCGGGCCGTACACCCTCAAGTACCGTGGCAGCATGTG GGGTTACAAGCGCTTTTTCAGGCGAGCTGCTCTTGAAACATCGGATTATCTTAAGGATGATTGCTTGAAAATTAATTGCACCGTTGGTGTTGTGGTGTCTGTAATGGATTCACCTAGACTTCACTCCATACAAGTTCCAGATTCTGATATCGGAATGCATTTTGGTGCACTTCTGGATAATCAGGAAGGTTCTGATGTTATTGTTCATGTATCTGGGGAAAAATTTCATGCTCATAAATTGGTATTAGCTGCAAGATCCCCAGTATTTAGAGCTCAGTTTTTTGATGATTCCGATGGTCAGAAGAGTGATATTGTTGTTGCAGATATGGAACCCAGGGTTTTTGAG GCGATGCTGCATTTTATCTACAGAGACACTTTTATAGAGGATGACGTTCTGACCACTTCAAGTTCTCCTGAATCTTTTGCATCTGACACATTGGCTGCAAAGTTGTTGGCTGCATCAGACAAGTATGGCTTGGAGAGGCTTCGACTTTTATGTGAGGCACATCTGTGCAAGGATATATCTGTGGACTCGGTTGCCAGCATTCTTTCATTGGCTGATTGTTATCATGCCACAGAACTAAAAGCTGCTTGTCTTAAATTCTCTGCAGAAAATCTTGGAG CTGTCATGCGCTCAAGTGGATTCTGGCACCTCAAAGAAAATTGCCCGTCACTGCAGTCAGAACTCCTGAAGATAATTGCCGGCGCTGGAGATGAATCCAGCGACGGTGGGAAAGACCGGAGTGTTTGGGCCCAGCTCTCAGACGGTGGAGATTCCAGTGGCCGAAGGGTAAGGCCTCGGCTATGA
- the LOC103984304 gene encoding TATA-box-binding protein: protein MADQGMDESQPVDLSKHPSGIVPTLQNIVSTVNLDCKLDLKAIALQARNAEYNPKRFAAVIMRIREPKTTALIFASGKMVCTGAKSEHQSKLAARKYARIIQKLGFPAKFKDFKIQNIVGSCDVKFPIRLEGLAYSHGAFCSYEPELFPGLIYRMKQPKIVLLIFVSGKIVITGAKVRDETYTAFENIYPVLTEFRKAQQ from the exons ATGGCAGATCAGGGCATGGATGAGAGCCAACCCGTCGATCTCTCTAAGCATCCTTCTGGCATTGTTCCCACGCTTCA GAATATTGTTTCAACTGTTAATTTGGACTGCAAGTTGGATCTTAAAGCAATTGCTTTGCAAGCTCGTAATGCTGAGTATAACCCGAAG CGTTTTGCTGCAGTTATTATGCGAATACGAGAGCCAAAAACTACTGCATTGATATTTGCATCAGGAAAAatg GTATGTACTGGAGCAAAGAGTGAGCATCAATCCAAACTTGCAGCAAGGAAG TATGCTCGAATAATTCAGAAGCTTGGATTTCCAGCCAAATTTAAG GATTTCAAGATCCAGAATATTGTCGGTTCATGCGATGTCAAATTTCCGATAAGACTGGAGGGCCTTGCATACTCTCATGGTGCCTTTTGCAGT TATGAGCCAGAGCTCTTCCCTGGTCTGATCTACCGGATGAAGCAGCCGAAGATTGTGCTCCTCATATTTGTCTCGGGAAAAATCGTTATAACAGGAGCTAAG GTGAGAGACGAGACGTACACTGCCTTCGAAAATATATATCCAGTCCTAACAGAGTTTAGGAAAGCCCAGCAGTG A
- the LOC135673381 gene encoding PHD finger protein ING2-like encodes MAIARTGVFVDDYLEYSSTLAVELQRLLSTMRELDERAHGIINQTREQTRYCVGMPSHNPKKVSHDDDEAEFEKMKKEIEASQENALSLCTEKVLLAQQAYDLIESHLKRLDEDLNQFMEDLKQEGKIPPHEPAILPPVPIVYKDEKRKGGYTTPQPRKFRERDWGREQDMDIEFMPPPSSHKKNIPASVDVDQPIDPNEPTYCVCHQVSFGDMIACDNENCEGGEWFHYSCVGLTPETRFKGKWFCPTCRNQQ; translated from the exons ATGGCGATCGCGAGAACCGGGGTCTTCGTCGACGATTATTTGGAGT ATTCCAGCACGCTGGCGGTGGAGCTTCAGAGGCTACTCTCCACCATGAGAGAACTCGACGAAAGAGCTCATG GTATTATAAACCAGACCAGAGAGCAAACCAGATATTGTGTAGGAATGCCTTCTCACAACCCAAAGAAGGTAAGCCATGATGATGATGAAGCAGAATTTGAGAAGATGAAAAAGGAGATAGAGGCTAGCCAGGAAAATGCCTTGAGCCTATGTacagagaaggttttgctagcgcaGCAAGCCTATGACCTG ATAGAGAGCCATTTGAAACGCCTTGATGAGGACTTGAACCAGTTCATGGAAGACTTAAAGCAAG AAGGAAAAATTCCACCTCATGAGCCTGCGATTCTTCCTCCAGTTCCTATAGTTTACAAAGATGAAAAACGCAAGGGAGGTTATACGACACCTCAACCAAGGAAGTTTAGAGAAAGGGATTGGGGCAGAGAGCAGGATATGGATATTGAATTTATGCCTCCTCCAAGCAGTCATAAGAAAAATATTCCAGCATCTGTTGATGTTGATCAGCCTATTGATCCAAATGAGCCAACATATTGTGTCTGCCATCAG GTGTCATTTGGAGATATGATTGCATGTGACAATGAAAAT TGTGAGGGAGGTGAATGGTTCCATTATTCATGCGTTGGACTGACGCCAGAAACAAGGTTCAAAGGGAAATGGTTCTGCCCCAcctgcaggaatcaacaatga